One region of Bdellovibrio bacteriovorus genomic DNA includes:
- a CDS encoding SDR family NAD(P)-dependent oxidoreductase, with protein sequence MKKKRLALITGSTAGIGFAIAEKMLQQGFDVIINGRSEARVNHAINQLIENGATKNALQGVAADLTTIEGINTVTDLFADVDVLVNNFGIFEPKDFVDITDEDWNKMWNANFLSGARLSRHYFPRMLKKNYGRIIFISSESALQIPLEMIHYGVSKTAQLSLARGLAEAAAQTNVTVNSVLVGPTKSEGVGTFLKQLAEKAQMSEEEIEKDFFKNARPTSLLKRFIRPEEIGSFVSYLSSEEASAITGSALRVDGGLLKTIV encoded by the coding sequence ATGAAGAAAAAACGTTTAGCTTTAATCACGGGTTCGACAGCCGGTATCGGTTTTGCCATTGCCGAAAAAATGCTTCAGCAAGGCTTTGATGTCATTATCAACGGTCGCAGCGAAGCTCGAGTCAACCACGCAATAAATCAGTTGATCGAAAACGGAGCGACTAAGAACGCTTTGCAAGGTGTCGCAGCCGACTTAACTACTATAGAGGGCATTAACACAGTCACCGACCTTTTTGCGGATGTGGATGTTCTTGTGAATAACTTCGGAATCTTTGAGCCCAAAGATTTTGTCGATATCACTGACGAGGACTGGAACAAAATGTGGAACGCCAACTTTCTTTCAGGGGCGCGTTTATCACGACATTACTTTCCTCGCATGTTGAAAAAGAATTATGGTCGCATCATCTTTATTTCCAGTGAGTCGGCACTGCAAATCCCTCTTGAGATGATTCACTATGGAGTTTCAAAGACGGCGCAGCTTTCTTTGGCTAGAGGTTTAGCAGAAGCCGCAGCTCAAACAAACGTCACGGTAAATTCGGTGCTGGTCGGCCCCACGAAATCTGAGGGCGTTGGTACTTTCCTTAAACAGCTTGCAGAAAAAGCGCAAATGTCAGAAGAAGAAATCGAAAAAGATTTCTTTAAAAATGCGCGTCCGACAAGTCTTTTAAAACGTTTTATTCGACCTGAAGAGATAGGATCTTTCGTGAGCTATTTGAGTAGCGAAGAAGCTTCTGCAATTACCGGGTCTGCGCTTCGCGTTGATGGTGGTTTGTTAAAAACAATCGTTTAA
- a CDS encoding DUF1993 domain-containing protein: protein MIFDLTVPQFIKMLRNLDGFLDKASHYADTKKFSTDVLVQSRLAPDQFPLARQIQIACDTAKLCGFRLTGKTAPSNEDTEKTFPELKARIASTIGYLEGLTLKDYTEASAKQVTQPRWEGKWMKGDDYVIHHAIPNFYFHVTTAYAILRHNGVDVGKNDYLGKLPFNH, encoded by the coding sequence ATGATCTTTGACCTGACTGTTCCCCAATTTATAAAGATGCTTCGTAACTTAGATGGCTTCTTAGATAAAGCATCTCATTATGCTGATACTAAAAAGTTTTCTACCGATGTTTTAGTTCAATCTCGCTTGGCTCCGGATCAATTTCCCTTGGCTCGCCAGATCCAAATCGCCTGTGACACAGCAAAGCTTTGTGGATTTCGACTGACGGGCAAAACAGCCCCTTCGAACGAAGATACTGAAAAGACTTTTCCGGAATTGAAGGCCCGCATTGCAAGCACCATTGGTTATTTGGAAGGCTTGACTTTGAAAGACTATACGGAAGCTTCCGCAAAACAAGTGACTCAGCCCCGTTGGGAAGGAAAATGGATGAAAGGTGATGACTACGTCATTCATCACGCTATTCCGAATTTCTATTTCCATGTGACGACGGCTTACGCAATATTACGTCATAACGGAGTGGACGTAGGCAAGAACGACTACCTTGGAAAATTACCCTTTAATCACTGA
- a CDS encoding winged helix-turn-helix domain-containing protein, whose product MKLTKAQARRLWIHAQRLDVSAPFGAGPKATSAAVDHLGYVQIDTIHVIERCHHHILYSRIPKYRRQDLHTAQTTEKSVFEYWTHALAYVPTKDFRYFMNDMKRRRLEPSNWYKSVKKEDLQKVLKLIKKDGAISIRDIEDDVLVEKDHPWVSRKPSKKALQLAFNGGLLTVSERLGMLKKYELLDRHFGWKKKPKPASTKEVYNYLLDRALRSQSFVTLDSVCHLYPSRKPEIRRLIDQRVRKKELLEIEIDGISKYQLWIRPEDLDMKLELQPITHILSPFDPLIIQRKRLQAIFDYEHRFEAYIPKEKRVFGYFALPVLLDDEIVAALDLKTDRANKELLVQKWTWLGKHKSKKNKERIEEELHRFEKFQLAKEETP is encoded by the coding sequence ATGAAGTTAACAAAAGCGCAAGCCCGCCGCTTGTGGATTCACGCACAAAGACTGGATGTTTCGGCGCCTTTTGGAGCCGGCCCGAAAGCGACAAGTGCGGCTGTTGATCATCTGGGTTATGTGCAAATCGATACCATTCACGTGATCGAGCGTTGTCATCACCATATTTTGTATTCACGCATTCCGAAATATCGAAGACAGGATCTCCATACAGCTCAGACGACAGAAAAGTCTGTATTTGAGTATTGGACCCATGCACTGGCCTACGTGCCGACGAAAGACTTTCGCTATTTCATGAATGACATGAAAAGGCGCCGGCTTGAGCCCTCGAACTGGTACAAGAGCGTTAAGAAAGAGGATCTGCAAAAAGTCCTTAAGTTGATTAAAAAAGACGGTGCCATTTCTATTCGTGATATTGAAGATGACGTCTTAGTTGAAAAAGATCATCCCTGGGTTAGCCGTAAACCTTCCAAAAAAGCCCTGCAACTGGCGTTCAATGGAGGCCTTTTAACGGTGTCCGAGCGATTGGGGATGCTAAAAAAATATGAACTTTTGGATCGGCATTTTGGTTGGAAGAAAAAGCCAAAACCGGCTTCAACAAAAGAAGTGTATAACTATCTTTTGGATCGGGCACTGCGTTCGCAATCGTTCGTCACATTAGATTCGGTCTGCCACCTGTACCCTAGTCGCAAACCAGAGATTCGTCGTTTGATAGATCAAAGGGTCCGAAAAAAGGAACTTCTAGAGATCGAAATAGATGGTATTTCAAAATATCAGCTATGGATTCGTCCGGAAGATCTAGATATGAAACTTGAGTTGCAGCCAATCACGCATATTCTATCGCCATTTGACCCATTGATTATTCAGAGAAAAAGGCTGCAAGCTATTTTTGATTATGAGCATCGTTTCGAGGCCTACATTCCTAAAGAAAAACGCGTCTTCGGATACTTTGCTTTACCGGTTCTGTTAGACGATGAGATTGTCGCGGCTTTGGACCTAAAAACAGACCGGGCGAACAAAGAACTTTTGGTGCAAAAGTGGACTTGGTTAGGAAAACACAAATCTAAGAAAAATAAGGAGCGTATAGAAGAAGAACTTCATCGCTTCGAAAAATTTCAGCTCGCAAAAGAAGAAACCCCTTAA
- a CDS encoding L,D-transpeptidase, translating to MKTGLKITTFVFSLLFGINFQANAQTAEDERIPNMIEELDPFDPNIEETLEYYDKIYEEETGKPAHLPDAFINDIIGLDTCRRANCAVWAQVVKDTQRMYLYVNGSLRGSWAVSTGVSGHGTPNFDKHPDGRIYDRYTSSKFPGGDYNGLGNMPYAVFIRGGFALHGTPRSNWPKLGTRASHGCIRMHPDNAYTFNRLVRANGVRNVWITVQ from the coding sequence ATGAAAACAGGGCTGAAGATAACAACCTTCGTTTTCTCACTACTTTTTGGCATAAATTTCCAAGCCAACGCACAAACTGCAGAAGACGAACGCATTCCCAACATGATTGAGGAACTCGACCCTTTCGATCCGAACATCGAAGAGACCTTAGAGTACTACGATAAAATTTATGAAGAAGAAACTGGTAAACCTGCGCATCTTCCCGATGCCTTTATTAACGACATTATTGGTTTAGATACCTGTCGAAGAGCAAACTGCGCCGTCTGGGCACAAGTTGTAAAAGATACTCAGAGAATGTACTTGTATGTAAATGGAAGCCTGAGAGGTTCTTGGGCTGTTTCTACTGGAGTTAGTGGACATGGAACACCCAATTTCGACAAACATCCAGATGGACGTATCTATGACAGATACACCTCTAGCAAATTCCCTGGAGGAGACTATAATGGGTTAGGTAATATGCCTTATGCCGTATTTATTCGAGGTGGTTTTGCCCTCCATGGGACTCCACGATCGAATTGGCCTAAGCTAGGAACCCGGGCATCGCACGGATGTATCCGCATGCATCCCGACAACGCATATACGTTCAATCGCCTGGTGCGAGCGAACGGAGTACGCAATGTATGGATTACCGTGCAGTGA
- a CDS encoding MGMT family protein, with protein sequence MEELNEFSKNVIKFIQQIPKGNVATYGQIAKLAGKPQGSRGVAWILHSSSKTYKLPWQRVINSQGRISFPEDSSFFKKQKSLLIKEGVIFTEKNKIDLKKFQWKKEPKKIRSSRSPRMFSK encoded by the coding sequence TTGGAAGAGCTGAATGAATTTTCGAAAAATGTTATTAAGTTTATTCAGCAGATTCCCAAGGGGAACGTCGCTACGTATGGACAAATCGCGAAACTTGCGGGGAAGCCCCAAGGTTCGCGAGGAGTCGCTTGGATTCTGCACTCTTCTTCAAAGACTTATAAACTTCCTTGGCAAAGGGTGATCAACTCGCAAGGAAGAATATCTTTTCCAGAGGACTCTTCGTTCTTCAAGAAACAAAAATCACTGCTAATAAAGGAAGGCGTGATTTTCACAGAGAAAAATAAGATCGATCTTAAAAAGTTCCAATGGAAAAAAGAGCCCAAAAAAATCAGATCGTCTCGATCCCCTCGCATGTTTTCAAAGTGA
- a CDS encoding OPT family oligopeptide transporter, protein MIKELNEEQIHSMTLEQKDEWWLKNVYKGDMPQLTLRSALTGMILGGVLSLTNLYIGIKTGWTLGVGISSVILSFAFFKLMDKLKLGTHMSILENNAMQSIATSAGYMTAPMMASIPAYMMVTGEVIPMWQTFWWIVVLAILGVLFAFPLKKRFINEEQLPFPEGYAAGVVLDSLHSEDGKQGMFKAKLLMSGAGISALIEILRADAVLTAIKMPFLALPHYWDDFVYKFATPKILGSPLKDLTIQFDTSIVMMGTGGLMSMKTAMSILLGGFLNYFVLAPIMISNGVIPEAKFKAITMWALWGGAAIMTTSSLYSFFSKPQILVETFRKGFAKKKDKKADPLEKIELPMWIFAVGIPVVGAITIYLGHVWFGIHYWLGLLAIPLVFIFTLIAVTSTGLTGITPGGALGKLTQITYGVAAPGNVTTNLMTAGITSEVSLNASNLLMDIKPAYMLGGKPRHQAVGHVLGIFAGGLVAVPVFYSLFHGDVSLFTSEALPLPGASIWKGVAEVLTKGLSNLHPTAQLAAGVGAVAGIVIEILNKKTKGRFPLSGVGLGLGFVLRFVDAWSMALGTLLFWIAKKRYKDQTSFGYRAFVENQETLAAGVIAGGSIIGIILILLENAVG, encoded by the coding sequence ATGATTAAAGAACTCAACGAAGAACAAATCCATTCGATGACCTTGGAACAGAAAGACGAGTGGTGGCTTAAGAATGTTTATAAAGGCGACATGCCGCAACTAACACTTCGTTCGGCTTTAACTGGGATGATTTTGGGTGGTGTCCTAAGCCTGACAAACCTTTACATCGGAATTAAAACCGGTTGGACTTTGGGCGTCGGAATCTCTTCCGTGATACTTTCTTTTGCATTCTTCAAATTGATGGACAAGTTAAAGCTTGGCACGCACATGTCGATTTTAGAAAACAATGCCATGCAAAGTATCGCTACGAGCGCGGGCTACATGACAGCACCGATGATGGCATCCATTCCGGCCTACATGATGGTCACCGGGGAAGTAATTCCTATGTGGCAGACATTCTGGTGGATTGTTGTTTTGGCTATTTTGGGTGTCTTGTTTGCATTTCCGCTTAAAAAACGTTTCATCAATGAAGAACAACTGCCGTTCCCTGAAGGTTACGCCGCTGGCGTCGTCTTAGACAGCTTGCATTCGGAGGATGGCAAACAGGGGATGTTTAAGGCGAAGCTCCTGATGAGTGGTGCAGGGATTTCCGCTTTGATTGAAATCTTGCGCGCGGACGCTGTGCTGACGGCAATCAAAATGCCTTTCTTAGCCCTTCCTCATTATTGGGACGACTTCGTTTATAAGTTTGCGACACCTAAAATCTTGGGAAGCCCTCTTAAAGACCTCACTATCCAGTTTGATACGTCCATCGTGATGATGGGAACGGGTGGTTTGATGAGCATGAAGACAGCGATGTCTATTCTGCTGGGTGGATTCTTAAACTATTTCGTTCTTGCACCTATTATGATCAGCAATGGAGTGATTCCAGAGGCGAAGTTCAAGGCGATCACGATGTGGGCTTTATGGGGTGGTGCTGCGATTATGACGACCTCATCGCTTTATTCTTTCTTTTCTAAACCACAAATCTTGGTTGAAACTTTCCGTAAGGGGTTTGCTAAAAAGAAAGATAAAAAGGCAGATCCACTTGAAAAAATTGAACTTCCAATGTGGATTTTCGCCGTTGGTATTCCTGTCGTCGGCGCGATCACGATCTATCTCGGTCACGTGTGGTTTGGAATTCATTATTGGTTGGGTCTATTGGCCATCCCCCTTGTCTTTATCTTTACTTTGATCGCAGTCACCTCAACAGGTTTAACTGGTATCACTCCAGGGGGAGCTTTAGGTAAGTTGACTCAGATCACTTACGGTGTGGCGGCACCGGGAAATGTGACGACCAACTTGATGACGGCGGGAATCACATCCGAAGTATCCTTAAACGCCAGCAACCTGTTGATGGATATTAAACCTGCTTACATGTTAGGTGGTAAACCTCGCCATCAAGCCGTTGGACACGTACTGGGAATTTTCGCAGGCGGCCTGGTTGCTGTTCCGGTTTTTTATTCTTTATTCCATGGAGACGTTTCACTTTTCACTTCGGAAGCGTTGCCGCTTCCAGGAGCTTCGATTTGGAAAGGTGTTGCGGAGGTTTTGACAAAAGGACTTAGCAATCTTCATCCTACGGCGCAATTGGCGGCGGGTGTCGGTGCAGTAGCAGGTATTGTGATCGAAATTCTGAACAAGAAAACCAAAGGCCGTTTCCCTCTTTCGGGTGTCGGTTTGGGCCTTGGTTTCGTTCTTCGCTTCGTTGACGCTTGGTCGATGGCTTTAGGAACTTTATTGTTCTGGATTGCAAAAAAGCGCTACAAAGATCAAACAAGCTTTGGCTATCGCGCTTTTGTAGAGAATCAAGAAACTTTGGCGGCGGGTGTGATCGCGGGCGGCTCTATTATCGGAATCATTCTGATTCTTTTAGAAAACGCCGTTGGATAG
- a CDS encoding ABC transporter ATP-binding protein, with the protein MSDVINISELNKVYSSGHSALKNIQLQIRRGEIFALLGPNGAGKTTLINIICGIVNRSSGSIIVDGLDIQKDYRKVRGKIGLVPQELTGDMFEKVWDSVEFSRGVFGKPRNANHLEKVLKDLSLWDKKDSKIMTLSGGMKRRVMIAKALSHEPDILFLDEPTAGVDVELRHDMWAMVRKLRESGVTIILTTHYIEEAEEMADRIGVINKGELILVENKHTLMKKLGKKQLTLQLQSPLAEIPSEFKGTHLELSEDKSQLIYTFDTQAEQTGISELLRKLGTYGIDFKDLKSSESSLEEIFVKLIGGKK; encoded by the coding sequence ATGTCGGACGTCATTAATATTTCAGAGCTGAATAAAGTGTATTCTTCAGGTCATAGCGCCTTAAAAAATATCCAACTGCAGATCCGCCGTGGAGAGATCTTTGCGCTTCTTGGGCCTAATGGTGCCGGAAAGACGACGTTGATCAATATTATTTGCGGCATCGTCAACCGCAGTTCGGGATCGATAATTGTTGATGGACTGGATATACAAAAAGACTATCGAAAAGTTCGAGGCAAGATCGGCTTGGTCCCTCAAGAGTTGACCGGCGATATGTTCGAGAAAGTGTGGGATTCAGTTGAATTTAGTCGCGGTGTCTTCGGAAAACCGCGAAACGCAAACCACTTGGAAAAGGTCCTAAAAGATCTGTCCTTGTGGGACAAGAAGGATTCTAAAATCATGACTCTTTCAGGTGGAATGAAAAGAAGAGTGATGATTGCCAAAGCTCTTTCCCACGAACCTGATATTCTATTTTTGGATGAACCTACGGCGGGAGTGGACGTGGAGCTTCGCCACGATATGTGGGCCATGGTCCGCAAGCTTCGCGAAAGCGGAGTCACAATCATTCTGACGACCCATTACATTGAAGAAGCTGAAGAGATGGCGGATCGAATCGGCGTCATTAACAAGGGCGAACTGATTCTTGTCGAGAATAAACACACGCTGATGAAAAAACTGGGTAAAAAGCAACTGACGCTGCAACTGCAAAGTCCCCTGGCCGAAATTCCCTCCGAATTCAAAGGCACGCATTTGGAACTTTCAGAAGACAAGAGCCAACTTATTTACACGTTTGATACTCAGGCAGAGCAGACCGGAATCTCAGAGCTACTAAGAAAACTCGGCACCTATGGGATCGACTTTAAAGATCTAAAGTCTTCCGAGAGCTCCCTTGAAGAAATCTTCGTCAAACTTATTGGAGGCAAAAAATGA
- a CDS encoding ABC transporter permease: protein MNIYAIRAIYWHELARFFRTLFQSIASPVLSTSLYFIVFGAAIGSRMNDMNGVSYGAFIVPGLIMLSILTESISNASFGIYLPRYTGTIYEVLSAPISAFEIVIGYVGAAATKSIILGTIILITSRIFVDYTIAHPFVMIAFLILTSVTFSLFGFIIGLWADGFEKLQVIPLMIITPLTFLGGSFYSIDMLPQFWQKVSLFNPVVYLISGFRWSFFEKADVSIGASLGLTFLFFAICMAIVWWIFKTGYKIKA, encoded by the coding sequence ATGAATATTTATGCGATCCGCGCTATTTACTGGCACGAACTTGCAAGGTTCTTTCGCACGCTTTTTCAGAGTATCGCTTCTCCGGTTCTTTCAACGTCGCTTTACTTCATTGTTTTCGGTGCCGCCATTGGTTCACGCATGAACGACATGAATGGAGTTAGCTACGGAGCATTCATCGTTCCCGGATTGATTATGCTTTCAATTCTGACTGAAAGTATTTCGAACGCCTCTTTTGGCATTTACCTTCCACGCTACACCGGTACGATTTACGAAGTGCTGTCCGCTCCCATTTCGGCATTTGAGATCGTCATTGGTTATGTTGGGGCCGCCGCCACTAAGTCCATTATTCTAGGTACAATCATTTTGATCACTTCAAGAATCTTCGTTGACTACACGATCGCACACCCTTTCGTCATGATCGCATTTCTTATCCTAACTTCGGTCACCTTCAGTCTTTTCGGATTTATTATCGGTCTATGGGCCGACGGCTTTGAAAAGCTTCAAGTGATACCACTTATGATTATTACACCACTGACTTTCCTGGGTGGAAGTTTCTATTCCATCGACATGCTTCCCCAGTTTTGGCAAAAGGTGTCTTTGTTCAATCCAGTGGTATATCTGATCAGTGGTTTTCGTTGGAGTTTTTTTGAGAAGGCCGACGTCAGCATCGGAGCAAGTCTGGGACTGACGTTTTTATTTTTCGCAATATGCATGGCGATTGTCTGGTGGATCTTTAAAACGGGCTACAAAATCAAAGCATAA
- a CDS encoding DoxX family membrane protein, with product MKNKIALGAQIILGLIYFVFGLNGFFNFIPAPATQPESVMKFFEGVMSTAYFMPVLKGTETICGALLLLGFASPVALVILAPITLQIALFHGFLTPGFQNFIMPLAMIVLHILAASAYWHLYAPLFKRNPRA from the coding sequence ATGAAAAATAAAATCGCTCTAGGAGCACAGATTATCCTTGGTTTGATCTATTTTGTTTTTGGTCTGAATGGATTTTTTAATTTCATTCCAGCACCGGCAACACAACCGGAAAGTGTTATGAAGTTTTTTGAAGGGGTGATGTCGACGGCCTACTTCATGCCTGTTCTTAAGGGAACAGAAACTATCTGTGGTGCTTTGTTGCTTTTGGGATTTGCCTCGCCAGTGGCTTTGGTGATCCTTGCGCCAATCACATTGCAAATTGCTTTATTCCACGGTTTTTTAACACCGGGATTTCAGAACTTCATTATGCCTTTAGCGATGATCGTACTTCATATCTTGGCGGCAAGCGCTTACTGGCATTTGTATGCTCCACTTTTTAAACGCAACCCACGCGCGTAA
- a CDS encoding TetR/AcrR family transcriptional regulator, translating to MAVKSDTRLRMINAALELFHRQGVNATSIDQILAQSETGKSQFSHYFRNKDGLIHAVLQFLHEVIRSGQTPTGYNIQTWKDLENWFQTYIDFQKSVKFECSCPIGTIGADISNEQELLRQDVRLFLEWSRGQLTRFFAEKKAAGELVSSAKPEPLADFCISIMQGGMLLTKMKRDPDMFENAAAQALNYIKSLRTKK from the coding sequence ATGGCCGTCAAATCTGACACCCGTTTGCGTATGATTAATGCTGCTTTAGAGTTGTTCCACCGTCAGGGTGTGAATGCCACTAGTATTGATCAAATCTTGGCCCAGTCTGAAACCGGAAAAAGTCAGTTTTCTCATTACTTTCGCAATAAAGATGGCCTTATTCATGCAGTTTTACAGTTTTTGCACGAAGTGATTCGGTCGGGTCAAACCCCAACGGGATACAACATCCAAACCTGGAAAGATCTGGAAAACTGGTTCCAGACTTACATCGATTTCCAAAAAAGCGTGAAGTTTGAATGTTCCTGTCCAATTGGAACTATCGGAGCTGATATCTCTAACGAACAAGAGCTTCTTCGTCAGGATGTCCGACTATTTTTAGAGTGGAGTCGCGGGCAGCTAACACGTTTTTTTGCCGAAAAGAAGGCGGCGGGTGAGCTTGTTTCATCCGCAAAGCCAGAGCCTTTAGCGGATTTCTGTATTTCTATCATGCAAGGCGGGATGCTTCTTACAAAAATGAAGAGGGATCCCGATATGTTCGAAAATGCCGCCGCTCAAGCTTTAAACTATATTAAATCTTTAAGAACAAAAAAATAA
- a CDS encoding SRPBCC family protein, which yields METHSEPIIVTRLFDASRDDVWKSWTVPERIKQWWGPHTFTAPTAKCDVRVGGVYLFAMQDPEKKVYWGTGTYKEVVPHTKLVFTDSFADENGNIVSSEYYGMPGIPKELLVTVTLEEENGKTKMTLKHEGFPAGEMADQCKEGWEQSFDKFEKTLNKEEGRKQWLDKSM from the coding sequence ATGGAAACACATTCAGAACCTATTATAGTCACTCGCTTATTTGATGCTTCCCGCGACGATGTTTGGAAAAGCTGGACCGTCCCTGAACGAATCAAACAATGGTGGGGGCCCCACACGTTTACGGCTCCCACAGCCAAATGTGATGTCCGAGTCGGTGGCGTTTACCTCTTTGCCATGCAAGATCCCGAAAAAAAAGTTTATTGGGGCACAGGAACCTATAAAGAAGTAGTTCCTCATACCAAACTCGTCTTTACGGATTCTTTCGCGGATGAAAACGGGAACATTGTTTCTTCCGAGTACTATGGAATGCCCGGAATTCCTAAAGAGTTGTTAGTCACCGTGACACTGGAAGAAGAAAACGGAAAAACCAAAATGACGTTGAAGCATGAAGGATTTCCTGCAGGCGAAATGGCCGATCAGTGCAAAGAAGGTTGGGAACAGTCTTTTGATAAATTCGAAAAAACACTTAATAAAGAAGAAGGGCGCAAGCAATGGCTAGACAAATCTATGTAA
- a CDS encoding VOC family protein → MARQIYVNLPVKDLKKSMNFFSQLGFEFNMEFTNDQGACLIIGENIYAMLLAEDFFKTFTNKPLVDAKKSTEVLVCFSTDTRKQVDEFVAKAKQAGGTAPRASQDHGFMYQHGFEDLDGHIWEVVSYEQAK, encoded by the coding sequence ATGGCTAGACAAATCTATGTAAACTTACCAGTGAAAGATTTAAAAAAATCGATGAACTTTTTCTCTCAGCTTGGTTTTGAATTCAATATGGAATTTACTAATGACCAAGGGGCTTGCTTGATCATTGGTGAAAATATTTATGCCATGCTTTTAGCTGAAGACTTCTTTAAAACGTTCACTAATAAACCTCTTGTCGACGCAAAGAAAAGTACGGAAGTCTTAGTTTGCTTTTCGACCGACACGCGCAAACAAGTGGATGAGTTTGTGGCTAAAGCAAAGCAAGCCGGAGGAACTGCTCCCCGCGCTTCGCAAGATCACGGATTTATGTATCAACATGGTTTCGAAGATCTTGATGGACATATTTGGGAAGTCGTATCCTACGAACAAGCGAAATAA
- a CDS encoding SRPBCC family protein: MKVKKHPVNPELDLVLERVVDVPRHLVWKAWTTPELMKQWFAPRPWTTPQIRLDLYPGGAFNTTMKSPEGQEYPSQGCVLEVIENERLAFTSALSEGFRPTGESFMTAIITLEDHPQGTKYTAHAVHKNKEDRKTHEDMGFMTGWGICLDQLVELVKKGI; this comes from the coding sequence GTGAAAGTAAAGAAGCATCCTGTAAATCCGGAACTGGATTTAGTTTTAGAACGAGTCGTCGATGTTCCAAGACATCTTGTTTGGAAGGCGTGGACAACGCCTGAACTCATGAAACAATGGTTTGCGCCCCGCCCTTGGACGACGCCCCAAATTCGCTTGGATCTTTATCCCGGCGGCGCTTTTAATACCACGATGAAATCCCCCGAAGGACAAGAGTATCCAAGTCAGGGCTGTGTCTTAGAGGTTATCGAAAATGAACGTTTGGCCTTTACTTCCGCATTGAGTGAAGGTTTTCGCCCGACGGGTGAATCCTTCATGACAGCGATCATCACACTTGAAGATCATCCCCAAGGAACGAAGTACACGGCTCACGCTGTTCACAAAAATAAAGAGGATAGAAAAACTCACGAGGACATGGGGTTTATGACGGGTTGGGGTATCTGTCTTGATCAACTAGTCGAACTGGTCAAAAAAGGAATTTAA
- a CDS encoding PPC domain-containing DNA-binding protein — protein sequence MKLFLFGMMVVFMFEIAQADTTKRYIKVSGGYLMVLREGDQVFKHLEELAKKENIKSATFSGIGFANVKFGFFDFKTKEYVPKEFKKIELASLKGSIAWEEGKPSLHAHGVGAGENFQAVAGHILEATVDTGSLEIRVELMDKKLNRKMDESLGAKILEIP from the coding sequence ATGAAGCTTTTCTTATTTGGAATGATGGTGGTGTTTATGTTTGAAATCGCTCAGGCGGATACAACGAAACGATATATCAAGGTCAGTGGCGGTTACCTGATGGTGTTGCGAGAGGGTGATCAAGTATTTAAGCATCTAGAAGAATTAGCGAAGAAAGAAAATATTAAAAGTGCCACATTCAGTGGTATCGGTTTTGCCAACGTAAAATTTGGATTCTTTGATTTTAAAACGAAAGAGTATGTTCCTAAAGAGTTTAAAAAAATCGAACTGGCAAGTTTGAAAGGAAGTATCGCCTGGGAAGAGGGAAAGCCCTCGCTGCATGCACATGGAGTCGGAGCGGGGGAAAATTTTCAGGCGGTAGCAGGTCACATTCTTGAAGCTACGGTCGACACGGGATCTTTGGAGATCCGGGTGGAACTTATGGATAAAAAGTTGAACCGTAAGATGGATGAATCGTTAGGAGCAAAGATCTTAGAAATCCCCTAA
- a CDS encoding GyrI-like domain-containing protein — translation MKVTDKAEIIQWPATHYVYIEKIGPFQETAPKAWQELHAGLAGIANDMKLKGFMSLYKVQPQMLYCAGVAVQEKPEKLPDGFKYMRFEGGKYSRYTMTGSYANLPEACGMIFSSFEKSAAPMRDDFFIENYVNDPKTTPEEQLVTEILIPTK, via the coding sequence ATGAAAGTGACAGACAAAGCAGAAATCATTCAGTGGCCTGCAACGCACTATGTTTACATCGAAAAAATCGGACCTTTTCAAGAGACAGCACCCAAAGCGTGGCAAGAATTGCACGCCGGCTTGGCTGGAATTGCTAATGATATGAAGCTTAAGGGGTTTATGAGTCTTTATAAGGTGCAGCCTCAAATGCTTTACTGTGCGGGAGTCGCCGTGCAAGAGAAGCCAGAAAAACTGCCGGATGGTTTTAAGTACATGCGATTTGAGGGCGGTAAATACTCTCGTTACACGATGACGGGATCGTATGCCAATTTGCCTGAGGCTTGCGGGATGATCTTTAGCTCTTTTGAAAAGTCGGCGGCCCCTATGCGCGATGACTTCTTCATTGAAAATTATGTGAATGATCCCAAAACGACCCCCGAAGAGCAGCTTGTGACCGAAATACTGATTCCTACGAAATAA